One genomic segment of Microcella indica includes these proteins:
- a CDS encoding cupredoxin domain-containing protein yields the protein MSTTALESRSRLTGFAAALALPTLLIALTGCAGSMPPAGDEPSEPSASAPMEEPMEQGPDEVITIGLAFMPETITVPVGTTVTWRNGETIGHTVTSGAWGDVNESTGLRGSQTADGLFDHALAPMGQEGDTFSFTFDEAGEYPYFCQPHLTMNAMVIVEE from the coding sequence ATGTCAACCACAGCACTGGAATCCCGCTCTCGCCTCACCGGCTTCGCCGCGGCGCTGGCGCTCCCGACCCTGCTGATCGCTCTGACCGGATGCGCGGGCTCCATGCCCCCCGCCGGCGACGAGCCCAGCGAGCCGAGCGCGTCCGCACCGATGGAGGAGCCGATGGAGCAGGGCCCCGACGAGGTCATCACGATCGGCCTGGCCTTCATGCCGGAGACGATCACGGTGCCCGTGGGCACGACGGTGACCTGGCGCAACGGCGAAACCATCGGGCACACCGTCACTTCGGGTGCCTGGGGTGACGTGAACGAGAGCACCGGGTTGCGGGGATCCCAGACGGCTGACGGCCTGTTCGATCACGCACTAGCGCCGATGGGACAGGAGGGGGACACCTTCTCGTTCACCTTCGACGAGGCCGGCGAGTATCCGTACTTCTGCCAGCCGCACCTGACCATGAACGCCATGGTCATCGTCGAGGAATAG
- a CDS encoding DNA-directed RNA polymerase subunit beta, translating into MSENASNRPARPHRPVRVPATAFEGIEGGLDPAVELRIAHDSARALVHRVRESDDPDLVERMVAYTDEHGLDTLAELWARASARSLPGALWRLSLLRALICQDPQGTSLLFQRGSEVLATADVVVAGAESPTGPEEIRVLADQVLRGAYVGDFAIALERAASFCRTASAGAADLADDADAAVDDARAAELTSRASRLATSAEDFTACARLERRGALD; encoded by the coding sequence ATGAGCGAGAACGCGAGCAACAGGCCTGCCCGGCCGCACCGGCCGGTGCGGGTTCCGGCGACCGCGTTCGAGGGCATCGAGGGCGGCCTCGACCCGGCGGTCGAGCTGCGCATCGCCCACGACAGCGCGCGCGCTCTCGTGCACCGCGTGCGCGAGAGCGACGACCCCGACCTCGTGGAGCGCATGGTCGCGTACACCGACGAGCACGGGCTCGACACGCTCGCCGAGCTGTGGGCGCGCGCGAGCGCCCGATCCCTGCCGGGGGCGCTGTGGCGGCTGTCGCTCCTGCGCGCGCTCATCTGCCAAGACCCTCAGGGCACCTCGCTGCTGTTCCAGCGCGGGAGCGAGGTGCTCGCCACGGCCGACGTCGTCGTCGCGGGCGCCGAGTCGCCCACGGGGCCCGAGGAGATCCGCGTGCTCGCCGACCAGGTGCTGCGCGGCGCGTACGTGGGCGACTTCGCGATCGCCCTCGAGCGGGCGGCGTCGTTCTGCCGCACCGCGTCGGCGGGCGCGGCCGACCTCGCGGACGACGCCGACGCCGCGGTGGATGACGCTCGGGCGGCAGAGCTCACGAGCCGAGCATCCCGTCTCGCGACGAGCGCGGAGGATTTCACGGCCTGCGCGCGCCTCGAGCGCCGCGGCGCCCTCGACTAG